One genomic region from Marmota flaviventris isolate mMarFla1 chromosome 6, mMarFla1.hap1, whole genome shotgun sequence encodes:
- the LOC114082598 gene encoding olfactory receptor 2B11-like produces MALINNSHPDDFILLGFADRPWLEFPIFVILLITYPMAMMGNIAIILVCKIDAHLHSPMYLFLTNLSFLDMCYTTSIVPQMLFNLGNSKKTISYVGCALQLYLFSTIGATECLLLAVMSFDRYVAICRPLHYTLIMNQRICILLISITWLCGLTYAISEATLTLQLSLCGINKLDHLLCEIPVLIKSACGEKKANELALSVACIFIIAVPLYLILASYASIAHAILKIKSSEGRKKAFGTCSSHLIVVFLFYVPAISMYLQPTSSISRDHPKFMALFYGVMIPTIYPFIYTLKNKDVKGALGNMGRSIFCSK; encoded by the coding sequence ATGGCACTAATTAACAATAGCCACCCTGATGATTTTATTCTACTAGGCTTTGCTGACCGTCCTTGGCTAGAGTTTCCAATATTTGTTATTCTTCTCATAACATACCCCATGGCCATGATGGGAAACATCGCCATAATTCTGGTGTGCAAGATAGATGCCCATCTGCACAGCCCTATGTATCTCTTCCTTACCAACCTTTCCTTTTTGGACATGTGTTACACCACCAGCATTGTGCCTCAGATGCTATTTAACCTAGGAAACTCTAAGAAGACCATCAGCTATGTGGGGTGTGCACTTCAGCTTTATTTATTCAGCACAATTGGAGCCACTGAATGTCTTCTCTTGGCTGTCATGTCTTTTGATCGCTATGTGGCCATTTGCAGACCTCTGCACTACACCCTCATCATGAATCAGCGCATTTGCATCTTATTAATATCCATTACATGGCTATGTGGACTGACCTATGCTATCTCAGAAGCCACACTTACATTACAATTGTCACTGTGTGGCATTAATAAACTGGATCACTTATTGTGTGAGATTCCAGTTTTGATAAAGTCTGCCTGTGGGGAAAAGAAGGCTAATGAACTTGCACTCTCTGTGGCATGCATTTTTATAATAGCTGTTCCTCTATACTTAATTCTTGCCTCCTATGCTAGCATTGCTCATGCCATACTTAAGATTAAATCTTCTGAGGGGAGGAAAAAGGCCTTTGGAACATGTTCCTCTCATCTCATTGTGGTATTCTTATTTTATGTTCCAGCCATTAGCATGTACCTTCAGCCCACCTCTTCCATTTCAAGAGACCATCCCAAGTTCATGGCTCTCTTCTATGGAGTGATGATTCCTACAATCTACCCTTTTATCTACACCCTGAAGAATAAGGATGTCAAGGGGGCACTAGGCAATATGGGAAGGAGCATTTTTTGTTCCAAGTGA
- the LOC114082057 gene encoding putative olfactory receptor 2B3 → MNWANGSSSKGFILLGFSDSPWLQMPLFVVLLISYTLTIFGNVSIMVVCIMDPKLHTPMYFFLTNLSILDLCYTTSTVPHMLANICLNKTTISYSGCVAQLIIFLPLGATECLLLAVMSFDRFVAICRPLHYVVIMNRWFCLRMAAFSWLTGFSHSVLQSSLTLNMPRCGHREVDHFFCEVPALLKLSCADTKPIEAELFFCSVLILLIPMTLILISYGFIAQAVLKIRSSEGRQKAFGTCGSHMVVVSLFFGTAIYMYLQPPSSTSKDCGKMVSLFYGIITPMLNPLIYSLRNKDMKEAFKRVMSRTFLIKN, encoded by the coding sequence ATGAATTGGGCaaatggcagttcctcaaaagggTTTATACTACTTGGCTTCTCAGATAGTCCCTGGCTACAAATGCCTCTCTTTGTGGTTTTGTTAATATCATACACATTAACAATCTTTGGCAATGTGTCCATCATGGTTGTGTGCATTATGGATCCCAAACTTCACACACCCATGTATTTCTTTCTCACTAATCTCTCTATCTTAGATCTCTGTTATACCACAAGCACAGTCCCACATATGTTAGCAAATATTTGTCTCAACAAAACAACCATCAGCTACAGTGGCTGTGTGGCCCAGCTCATCATTTTCCTGCCCCTGGGGGCCACAGAATGTCTCCTCTTGGCTGTTATGTCCTTTGACAGATTTGTGGCAATCTGCAGACCACTTCACTATGTAGTCATCATGAACCGCTGGTTCTGCTTAAGGATGGCTGCCTTCTCGTGGCTCACTGGATTCAGCCACTCAGTGTTGCAGTCTTCCCTGACACTGAACATGCCACGCTGTGGTCATCGGGAAGTGGaccacttcttctgtgaggtTCCTGCCCTTCTCAAGTTGTCATGTGCTGACACAAAGCCTATAGAGGCTGAGCTCTTTTTCTGCAGTGTATTAATTCTGCTAATTCCAATGACATTGATCCTTATCTCCTATGGCTTCATAGCTCAAGCAGTGCTGAAAATCAGGTCTTCAGAAGGAAGGCAGAAAGCTTTTGGAACATGTGGGTCCCACATGGTTGTGGTGTCCCTCTTTTTTGGAACAGCCATCTATATGTATCTACAACCACCTTCATCCACCTCAAAGGACTGTGGAAAGATGGTTTCTCTCTTCTATGGGATCATCACCCCCATGTTGAACCCTCTCATCTACAGCCTTAGAAATAAAGATATGAAGGAGGCATTCAAGAGGGTGATGTCAAGAacctttcttattaaaaattaa